A part of Solicola gregarius genomic DNA contains:
- a CDS encoding energy-coupling factor transporter transmembrane component T: MPAAYFVPRDLHPGAWWLWAIGLAVAASRTTNPWLLATIIAVVSYVVVARRSEAPWALAFRMYLYLGLLIVVMRVVFRIIFGGAEGDTVLLELPEIPLPGWAAGVQLLGDVSLEAVLGGLYDGMRLAAMIICLGAANALANPKRLLKAMPPALYEVGTAVVVALSVFPQLAESVVRVRRARRLRGRATRRFDLVRTVAVPVLEDALDRSLRLAAAMDSRGYGRAGTADARQRVVSGTLLIGGLAGICVGAYASQDLTMSRGVAFVALAVGCGSAIGGMTLAGRGARRTRYRPDRWRSAELVTGASGIAVAVGFWLTASADPMGMNVQPDGWPTLDWAPLCVVLIGLLPAWLTPPPALPYAESDAAPAPLVAESVPT; encoded by the coding sequence GTGCCCGCCGCCTACTTCGTACCCCGTGACCTGCATCCCGGTGCCTGGTGGCTCTGGGCGATCGGCCTCGCGGTGGCGGCGAGTCGTACGACGAACCCCTGGCTGCTCGCGACGATCATCGCCGTCGTGTCGTATGTCGTGGTGGCCCGCCGATCGGAAGCGCCCTGGGCGCTTGCGTTCCGGATGTACCTCTACCTGGGCCTGCTCATCGTCGTGATGAGGGTGGTGTTCCGGATCATCTTCGGCGGGGCCGAGGGCGACACCGTACTGCTCGAGCTGCCCGAGATCCCCTTGCCGGGTTGGGCTGCGGGCGTCCAGCTCCTCGGTGATGTATCGCTGGAGGCGGTGCTCGGCGGACTGTACGACGGTATGCGCCTTGCGGCGATGATCATCTGTCTGGGCGCCGCGAACGCGCTCGCGAACCCGAAGCGCCTGTTGAAGGCGATGCCGCCCGCACTGTACGAGGTGGGCACCGCCGTCGTGGTGGCCTTGTCGGTGTTCCCGCAGCTCGCCGAGAGTGTCGTACGCGTGCGTCGTGCGCGCCGGCTGCGCGGCCGTGCGACCCGACGATTCGACCTGGTGCGCACGGTGGCCGTGCCGGTGCTCGAGGACGCACTCGACCGGTCGTTGCGCCTCGCGGCGGCGATGGACTCGCGCGGCTATGGGCGGGCGGGCACTGCAGACGCGCGTCAGCGGGTCGTGAGCGGAACGCTGCTGATCGGAGGGCTCGCGGGCATCTGTGTCGGCGCGTACGCGTCGCAGGACCTCACCATGTCGCGTGGTGTCGCGTTCGTGGCGCTGGCCGTCGGGTGCGGATCGGCGATCGGCGGGATGACGTTGGCGGGGCGTGGCGCACGGCGTACCAGATATCGCCCGGACCGGTGGCGGTCCGCCGAGCTCGTCACCGGGGCCTCGGGCATTGCGGTCGCGGTCGGGTTCTGGTTGACCGCATCGGCGGACCCGATGGGCATGAACGTGCAGCCCGATGGATGGCCGACGCTCGACTGGGCACCTCTGTGTGTCGTCCTGATCGGGTTGCTGCCGGCATGGCTGACCCCGCCGCCGGCGTTGCCGTACGCCGAGAGCGATGCGGCGCCGGCGCCACTCGTCGCGGAATCGGTGCCGACATGA
- a CDS encoding prenyltransferase/squalene oxidase repeat-containing protein has protein sequence MRRSLTVAASAALLGVLLAPAVASSEQAGSAPELTRTEMAGAWIAREGADGSLPGPATPTDWGLTANALFALYASGVGESAAARMTTAIESHAGEFLGPDLYADKDARIAGSAAAMLNVAVVTGRDPHAFGHGRYAGTGHAYDMRREVLGLLGPRGSKQPGRLRDRGTGRDSTNLFSQALAVIGLARSGGGHEAALRFLRSQQCGAGYFRMFYNDGKSCNAAHGRPDIDGTAIGTQALLAARAAGSDGLDGPISRASAWLRRVQRPDGSFGGIGSSEPPNSNTTGLAAQALRATGASGAYRKARAWVAALQVTPPRGAGTQVAGDIGAFAYNPAGLTRARQSGIDDGGRDQWRRASVQAVFAIAPVPFGRLGTTAPTGNPTVPKAEAPPEDDDHGTPPPDDDEQTDDPTNDTPDESTDDPSDDPPPESGEGSDDEKSKADKTAPSPARPNERLASFIAGRLVDGTHVEVRQRGQLYVDYDLTADAVLALHVLGEQSDAARRATEFLLRKESVDAYAHGRPYEKGGADYAEPLAKLSLISGWLPTKQATEATTSLADELAGLQNPSGGFDDEGDQADVSMSTERQALAALALRAAGRDAEADGALDAIRAVQCDDGSFATDLTQTDCANGDVAPTGLAVQALNAVRVGGATDSAYTPAGLPSAADAPSASDPLVRAASYLSGYGSESDVRPASTGSEDWTALAAVAAGKQALGLDATYLADRVGRLLRPDGGVATEATAKASSDIEASVAVAPAVVGRSLLSADGSALAGAVRVPVGVDQTGRAAPAAAPDSDPALPDWAVYGLAGLLAVVLLLAAVRLLQRIVQRPRGSRP, from the coding sequence ATGCGAAGGTCGCTGACCGTCGCGGCGTCGGCCGCGCTGCTTGGCGTACTGCTCGCGCCCGCTGTCGCGTCGTCGGAGCAGGCCGGGTCGGCACCGGAGCTCACGCGTACCGAGATGGCGGGAGCGTGGATCGCCCGCGAGGGGGCGGACGGCTCGTTGCCCGGTCCGGCCACACCGACCGACTGGGGTCTGACCGCGAACGCGCTGTTCGCGCTGTACGCGAGCGGGGTCGGCGAGTCGGCGGCGGCTCGGATGACCACGGCGATCGAGTCGCACGCCGGCGAGTTCCTCGGGCCAGACCTGTACGCCGACAAGGACGCTCGCATCGCCGGGTCTGCCGCGGCCATGCTGAACGTCGCCGTCGTCACCGGACGCGATCCGCACGCCTTCGGCCACGGCCGTTATGCAGGCACGGGCCACGCGTACGACATGCGTCGCGAGGTGCTCGGGCTGCTCGGCCCTCGCGGGTCCAAGCAGCCGGGCCGGCTCCGCGACCGCGGCACCGGCCGCGACAGCACGAACCTGTTCAGCCAGGCGCTCGCCGTGATCGGGCTGGCCCGGTCCGGTGGCGGTCACGAAGCCGCGCTGCGGTTCCTGCGCAGCCAGCAGTGTGGTGCCGGCTACTTCCGGATGTTCTACAACGACGGCAAGTCGTGCAATGCGGCACATGGCAGGCCCGATATCGACGGCACCGCGATCGGGACGCAGGCACTGCTCGCGGCCCGCGCCGCCGGAAGCGATGGACTCGACGGGCCGATCTCCCGCGCGAGCGCGTGGCTTCGCCGCGTACAGCGACCGGACGGGTCCTTCGGCGGCATCGGGTCCAGCGAACCGCCCAACTCCAACACGACCGGCCTGGCGGCGCAGGCCCTGCGGGCGACGGGAGCGTCGGGGGCGTACCGGAAGGCGCGTGCGTGGGTTGCGGCGCTGCAGGTGACCCCGCCGCGAGGAGCCGGCACCCAGGTCGCCGGCGACATCGGCGCGTTCGCGTACAACCCGGCCGGCCTGACCAGGGCGCGACAGTCGGGCATCGACGACGGCGGCCGCGACCAGTGGCGGCGCGCCTCGGTGCAGGCCGTGTTCGCGATCGCGCCCGTGCCCTTCGGCCGGCTCGGTACGACTGCGCCGACGGGCAACCCGACGGTGCCGAAGGCGGAAGCGCCGCCCGAGGACGATGACCACGGCACGCCTCCGCCGGACGACGACGAGCAGACCGACGACCCGACAAACGACACGCCGGATGAGTCGACCGACGATCCCTCGGACGACCCGCCGCCTGAGTCGGGCGAGGGGTCCGACGACGAGAAGTCGAAGGCGGACAAGACGGCGCCGTCTCCCGCCCGACCGAACGAGCGGCTTGCATCGTTCATCGCCGGTCGGCTCGTCGACGGTACGCACGTCGAGGTGCGCCAACGTGGGCAGCTGTATGTCGACTACGACCTGACCGCCGACGCCGTGCTTGCGCTGCACGTACTAGGCGAGCAGTCCGATGCTGCGCGCAGAGCCACGGAGTTCCTGCTGCGTAAGGAGTCTGTCGACGCGTACGCGCACGGTCGGCCGTACGAGAAGGGTGGCGCCGACTACGCGGAGCCGCTGGCCAAGCTCTCCCTGATCTCGGGGTGGCTGCCGACCAAGCAGGCGACGGAGGCGACGACGTCGCTCGCCGACGAGCTCGCCGGGCTGCAGAACCCGTCCGGCGGCTTCGACGACGAGGGCGACCAGGCGGACGTGAGCATGTCGACCGAGCGACAGGCGCTGGCGGCGCTCGCGCTACGGGCCGCGGGCCGTGATGCGGAGGCCGACGGTGCGCTCGACGCGATCCGTGCCGTCCAGTGTGACGACGGGTCGTTCGCGACCGATCTGACCCAGACCGACTGTGCCAACGGCGATGTCGCCCCGACCGGCCTGGCCGTGCAGGCGCTCAATGCCGTACGCGTCGGCGGCGCGACCGACAGTGCGTACACGCCCGCCGGGCTCCCGTCGGCGGCGGATGCGCCGAGCGCATCGGATCCCCTGGTACGCGCGGCGAGCTACCTGTCCGGATACGGCTCCGAGTCGGACGTACGTCCCGCGTCGACCGGCAGCGAGGACTGGACCGCCCTCGCCGCGGTCGCGGCGGGCAAACAGGCCCTCGGCCTCGACGCGACGTACCTCGCCGATCGCGTCGGTCGGCTGCTGCGGCCCGACGGTGGTGTCGCGACCGAGGCAACGGCGAAGGCATCCAGTGACATCGAGGCGAGTGTTGCGGTGGCGCCCGCGGTGGTCGGGCGGTCGCTGCTGAGCGCGGACGGGTCTGCGCTCGCAGGGGCCGTACGAGTGCCGGTCGGTGTCGACCAGACCGGCCGTGCAGCGCCGGCGGCCGCCCCCGACAGCGATCCCGCGTTGCCCGATTGGGCCGTCTATGGGCTCGCCGGACTGCTCGCGGTCGTGCTGCTGTTGGCGGCTGTACGGCTCTTGCAACGCATCGTGCAACGCCCGCGGGGGAGTCGCCCATGA
- a CDS encoding prenyltransferase/squalene oxidase repeat-containing protein has product MTRSTWRRTSAVGIAAAVAVAGTALAPSAYAKDAPGPAKQAARWQAGQLTGGLIHNGQFDFDDYGLTIDTLFALDEANAKPAKRKRIVRALRTDVASYIGDGSGGTYAGSVAKMLVAATSAHAKPRSFGGVNLVERATGLVDTAGADKGRLKDDTSTGDDFSNLIGQAYALRGLAAADAASPSVRSFLLKQQCQRGFFRIAFNDAASNPTLRCSTAKPANRAPDLDATALAVAAMDAARSDGVAGLGKPIAKATGWLRDRQLPNGAFRSGSPAAANSNSTGLAAYALAETGHPRAARRAAVWIASRQATKRRAGDTSLAKEIGAVAFDDNALRTARKSGITKVARDQWRRATAQATLGLTELQAKRFTVRPARRSVRAGARLRVRAGGLVPGEKYDVRIAGKQRTHGRANAKGRIDVRVRVPRATKAGRRVVSVRGAAAARTGRASIRVRRHSAASAAGLSRVRPTSARKGYAGKCKKKTRKGRKGVTVVVDFRKLGKFRGHSGKTIVRCAPAKFTKSGKVKKRTGIKVLQHAGISVKGTRLQGKAFACRLDGRPARAEKLPLQGDPNYREKCISTPPSRAFWGYWNANGRRGGWHFSKTGPASRYAKPGGFEGWAFALNATQGSKPKPRVKPRR; this is encoded by the coding sequence ATGACTCGATCGACCTGGCGCCGTACGTCCGCGGTCGGCATTGCGGCCGCGGTCGCCGTTGCCGGCACCGCGCTCGCCCCCTCGGCGTACGCGAAGGACGCGCCGGGGCCCGCCAAGCAGGCTGCCCGCTGGCAGGCCGGTCAGCTGACCGGCGGCCTGATCCACAACGGCCAGTTCGACTTCGACGACTACGGGTTGACGATCGACACGTTGTTCGCGCTCGACGAGGCCAACGCGAAGCCGGCCAAGCGTAAGCGCATCGTCCGGGCGCTCCGCACCGACGTCGCGTCGTACATCGGTGACGGTTCCGGCGGTACGTACGCGGGCTCGGTGGCCAAGATGCTGGTCGCGGCGACGTCTGCCCACGCGAAGCCGCGCTCGTTCGGCGGGGTGAACCTGGTCGAGCGGGCGACCGGCCTCGTCGACACCGCAGGCGCCGACAAGGGGCGTCTCAAGGACGACACGTCGACCGGCGACGACTTCTCCAACCTGATCGGGCAGGCGTACGCGTTGCGTGGTCTTGCGGCCGCAGACGCAGCGAGCCCGTCGGTACGGAGCTTCCTGCTCAAGCAGCAGTGCCAGCGCGGCTTCTTCCGCATCGCGTTCAACGACGCCGCCTCCAACCCGACGCTGCGTTGTTCGACCGCCAAGCCCGCGAACCGCGCGCCCGATCTCGATGCGACCGCGCTCGCCGTCGCCGCGATGGACGCCGCTCGCTCCGACGGTGTCGCCGGCCTCGGCAAGCCGATCGCCAAGGCGACCGGCTGGCTTCGCGATCGGCAGCTGCCCAACGGCGCGTTCCGCAGCGGCAGCCCGGCAGCGGCGAACTCCAACAGCACCGGACTCGCGGCGTACGCACTCGCCGAGACCGGACACCCGAGGGCCGCCCGGCGCGCGGCCGTGTGGATCGCGTCGCGGCAGGCGACCAAGCGGCGGGCAGGTGACACGTCGCTCGCGAAGGAGATCGGCGCGGTCGCGTTCGACGACAACGCCCTACGTACCGCAAGGAAGTCCGGCATCACCAAGGTCGCCCGCGACCAGTGGCGGCGGGCGACCGCGCAGGCGACGCTCGGGCTGACCGAGCTGCAGGCGAAGCGGTTCACGGTGCGCCCGGCCAGGCGCAGCGTACGCGCGGGCGCTCGCCTGCGCGTACGTGCCGGCGGGCTGGTGCCCGGCGAGAAGTACGACGTGCGGATCGCCGGAAAGCAGCGCACGCACGGACGGGCGAACGCCAAGGGGCGGATCGACGTGCGCGTACGTGTGCCGCGGGCGACGAAGGCCGGCCGACGAGTCGTCTCGGTACGCGGAGCGGCCGCCGCGCGTACGGGCAGAGCGAGCATCAGGGTGCGGCGTCACTCGGCCGCCTCGGCGGCAGGGCTGTCGCGTGTACGGCCGACGAGCGCTCGCAAGGGATACGCCGGCAAGTGCAAGAAGAAAACCCGCAAGGGCCGCAAGGGCGTCACGGTCGTCGTCGACTTCCGTAAGCTCGGCAAGTTCCGCGGCCATAGCGGCAAGACGATCGTGCGCTGCGCACCCGCGAAGTTCACGAAGTCCGGCAAGGTCAAGAAGCGCACCGGGATCAAGGTTCTCCAGCACGCCGGGATCTCCGTCAAAGGCACCCGGCTGCAGGGTAAGGCGTTCGCGTGCCGCCTCGACGGGCGTCCGGCGCGTGCGGAGAAGCTCCCGCTCCAGGGTGATCCGAACTATCGCGAGAAGTGCATCAGCACCCCGCCAAGCCGCGCGTTCTGGGGATATTGGAACGCCAACGGCAGGCGCGGCGGTTGGCACTTCTCCAAGACCGGCCCGGCAAGTCGGTACGCGAAGCCCGGTGGCTTCGAGGGCTGGGCGTTCGCCCTGAACGCCACGCAGGGCAGCAAACCGAAACCGCGGGTCAAACCGCGCCGCTGA
- a CDS encoding lipoyl protein ligase domain-containing protein, translated as MHGEYKVPGGKLVVADLQIDAGRLTDVQISGDFFLEPDDALERIDKSLVGLSTSTTADGLTAVVAEAAGPEAVMLGFEPKSVATAVRRALGQATAWQDHAFELVDTGRQHPQMQMALDEVIARQVGDGLRKPTLRVWEWASNAIIIGSFQSLSNEVDLEAAERHDVTVVRRVSGGGAMFVEPGNTITYSLYVPSSLVDGLSYADSYAFLDDWVLGALRELGINATYVPINDIASPAGKIAGAAQKRLANGAVLHHVTMSYDMDVTKMLEVLRIGREKLSGKGVSSARKRVDPLRSQTGLSREAIIESMVEHFRNEYGLTEVGLDDATSAAAERLVAQKFGTEAWTARVP; from the coding sequence GTGCATGGTGAGTACAAGGTTCCGGGCGGCAAGCTCGTCGTCGCCGATCTGCAGATCGACGCTGGGCGGCTGACCGACGTTCAGATCTCCGGCGACTTCTTCCTCGAGCCCGACGACGCCCTCGAGCGCATCGACAAGAGCCTGGTCGGGCTGTCGACGTCGACCACGGCCGACGGGCTGACAGCGGTCGTCGCGGAGGCAGCCGGGCCCGAGGCGGTGATGCTGGGGTTCGAGCCGAAGTCCGTCGCGACCGCAGTGCGCCGGGCGTTGGGGCAGGCGACCGCCTGGCAGGACCACGCCTTCGAGTTGGTCGACACCGGCCGCCAGCATCCACAGATGCAGATGGCGCTCGACGAGGTGATCGCCCGCCAGGTCGGCGATGGTCTGCGCAAGCCGACGCTACGCGTCTGGGAGTGGGCGTCGAACGCGATCATCATCGGGTCGTTCCAGTCCCTGTCCAACGAGGTCGACCTCGAGGCCGCCGAGAGACACGACGTCACGGTCGTACGTCGGGTGTCGGGTGGCGGCGCGATGTTCGTCGAGCCCGGCAACACCATCACGTACTCCCTGTACGTCCCCTCGTCGCTGGTCGACGGGCTCTCGTACGCGGACTCGTACGCGTTCCTCGACGACTGGGTGCTGGGCGCGCTCCGCGAGCTCGGCATCAACGCCACGTACGTGCCCATCAACGACATCGCCTCGCCTGCGGGCAAGATCGCCGGCGCGGCACAGAAGCGGCTCGCCAATGGTGCCGTGCTGCACCACGTCACGATGTCGTACGACATGGATGTCACGAAGATGCTCGAGGTGCTGCGCATCGGGCGCGAGAAGCTGTCGGGCAAGGGCGTCTCGAGTGCCCGCAAGCGCGTCGACCCGCTGCGTTCGCAGACGGGTCTGTCTCGGGAGGCGATCATCGAGTCGATGGTCGAGCACTTCCGCAACGAGTACGGCCTCACCGAGGTCGGCCTCGACGACGCGACGAGCGCCGCGGCGGAGCGGTTGGTTGCGCAGAAGTTCGGCACCGAAGCGTGGACCGCCCGCGTGCCCTGA
- a CDS encoding FAD-dependent monooxygenase, with product MTDPRQLRIAVVGAGIGGLSVAALFGGTGGHVDVFERWPRIKAVGTGIGLWPNAVRVLDRIGVGGPLRAVAVPQPGGALRSADGRDLLTLRTTAMERGGGTGVLLISRERILNALVDAARTAGANLYLDAAPDVGRLADTYDVVVGADGISSTVRTELFGARDPRRRSGFWAVRGTDERTLTPYGEFWGARQLFGVTPIENGATNWYAAMRTDRRPTVGDLRDWYAGWPDPVGALLKSATDEAVLRHEVQHLWPVPKSFVHGNAVLVGDAAHAMPPNLGQGGAQALLDAACLVDELVGRSVPDALAEYDRRRRRTTRRYVAGSIAMANVALAGGRAARVRDRVLHMLPAPRVA from the coding sequence ATGACTGATCCGAGGCAGCTTCGCATCGCCGTAGTCGGCGCCGGCATCGGCGGCCTGTCGGTCGCCGCCTTGTTCGGCGGCACCGGTGGGCACGTCGACGTGTTCGAGCGGTGGCCGCGGATCAAGGCGGTCGGTACCGGCATCGGGCTCTGGCCGAATGCCGTACGCGTGCTCGACCGGATCGGCGTCGGCGGACCGTTGCGTGCGGTCGCAGTGCCGCAGCCGGGGGGTGCACTGCGGTCCGCCGACGGCCGCGACCTGCTGACGCTGCGCACGACGGCGATGGAGCGCGGCGGTGGCACGGGCGTGCTGCTGATCTCGCGCGAACGCATCCTGAACGCGCTCGTGGACGCGGCGCGTACGGCCGGGGCCAACCTCTACCTCGACGCGGCGCCCGACGTCGGGCGCCTCGCCGACACCTACGACGTCGTTGTCGGCGCCGACGGGATCTCCAGCACGGTACGAACCGAGCTGTTCGGAGCCCGAGACCCGCGGCGGCGAAGTGGCTTCTGGGCGGTACGCGGCACCGATGAACGGACACTGACCCCGTACGGAGAGTTCTGGGGTGCGCGACAGCTGTTCGGAGTGACGCCGATCGAGAACGGCGCCACCAACTGGTACGCCGCGATGCGCACCGACCGGCGACCGACGGTCGGCGACCTGCGCGACTGGTACGCGGGCTGGCCGGATCCGGTCGGAGCGCTGCTGAAGAGCGCGACGGATGAGGCCGTGCTCCGCCACGAGGTGCAGCACCTGTGGCCCGTGCCGAAGTCGTTCGTGCACGGGAACGCCGTACTCGTCGGTGACGCCGCGCACGCGATGCCGCCGAACCTTGGCCAGGGCGGTGCCCAGGCCTTGCTCGACGCCGCATGTCTCGTCGATGAGCTCGTCGGGCGGTCCGTACCGGACGCGCTCGCGGAGTACGACCGGCGCCGACGTCGTACCACCCGCAGGTACGTGGCCGGGTCGATCGCGATGGCCAACGTCGCGTTGGCCGGCGGACGCGCTGCTCGCGTCCGTGACCGGGTGCTCCACATGCTCCCGGCGCCCCGGGTCGCCTGA
- a CDS encoding TetR/AcrR family transcriptional regulator yields the protein MSPATSRHRPVILAAAVDVLAEQGVRGLTHARLDDRAGVPSGTTSNYFRTRDALLGGVLDHLIAQDEAAAATVGANGRPVHDRESLTDLLVALGEHLTGPARANTLARYAVFLEAASHPELATRVAEARRRLNALAAEVLTAAGASDIDVAGQRITVTLDGYILATTSHGAVDATLREVLEPAVAAAFDVRR from the coding sequence ATGAGCCCCGCCACATCCCGTCATCGCCCGGTCATCCTTGCCGCGGCCGTCGACGTACTGGCCGAGCAGGGCGTCCGCGGCCTGACCCATGCACGACTCGACGACCGCGCCGGCGTGCCGAGCGGCACGACATCGAACTACTTTCGTACGCGCGATGCCCTGCTGGGCGGCGTACTCGATCACCTGATCGCGCAGGACGAGGCGGCCGCCGCGACGGTCGGCGCCAACGGCAGACCGGTCCATGACCGCGAGTCGCTCACCGATCTGCTGGTCGCACTGGGCGAGCACCTGACCGGTCCGGCGAGGGCAAACACGCTGGCGCGATACGCCGTGTTCCTCGAAGCCGCGTCGCACCCCGAGCTCGCCACGAGGGTCGCCGAGGCGCGCCGCCGGCTGAACGCGCTCGCGGCCGAGGTCCTGACGGCCGCCGGGGCAAGCGACATCGACGTCGCGGGTCAGCGGATCACGGTCACCCTGGACGGCTATATCCTCGCCACGACCAGCCACGGCGCCGTCGACGCCACGCTCCGCGAGGTGCTCGAGCCCGCCGTCGCGGCGGCGTTCGACGTGCGCCGTTAG
- a CDS encoding NAD-dependent protein deacetylase encodes MLETTSPAEALRHARDVLDGRLLAVLTGAGISTDSGIPDYRGPDSPPRKPMTYQDFVSGPAAQRRYWARAHVGWGHMSAASPNAGHHALRRLERGGHLTGLITQNVDGLHEAAGHDRLIALHGRIADVVCLSCGARSRRSDLHERLARLNPGYAERDVEIAPDGDAVLDDVDGFVIAACEVCGGVLKPDVVFFGENVPRDRVAAAAQLVDAADALLVAGSSLQVLSGLRFVRQARKADKPIVIVNRGATRGDDLADVKVDAGTSETLAALERR; translated from the coding sequence GTGCTCGAAACCACGTCGCCCGCGGAGGCATTGCGGCATGCGCGCGACGTACTCGACGGTCGGCTGCTCGCCGTCCTGACCGGCGCGGGCATCAGCACCGACTCGGGGATCCCCGACTATCGGGGCCCGGACTCGCCACCACGCAAGCCGATGACGTACCAGGACTTCGTGTCGGGGCCGGCCGCGCAGCGGCGGTACTGGGCGCGTGCGCACGTGGGCTGGGGCCACATGTCGGCGGCGTCGCCCAACGCTGGCCATCACGCGCTGCGTCGGCTGGAGCGCGGCGGCCACCTCACCGGCTTGATCACCCAGAACGTCGACGGGCTGCATGAGGCCGCGGGTCACGACCGGCTGATCGCTCTACACGGGCGCATCGCCGACGTCGTCTGTCTGAGCTGCGGTGCGCGGTCGCGTCGGTCCGACCTGCACGAGCGTCTCGCCCGGCTCAACCCCGGGTACGCCGAGCGCGACGTCGAGATCGCGCCCGACGGCGACGCAGTCCTCGACGATGTCGACGGCTTCGTCATCGCCGCCTGCGAGGTGTGTGGAGGCGTGCTCAAGCCGGACGTCGTGTTCTTCGGCGAGAACGTGCCGCGCGATCGGGTCGCGGCGGCGGCGCAGCTGGTCGATGCGGCCGACGCGCTGCTGGTCGCCGGCTCGTCACTTCAGGTGCTGTCCGGTCTGCGCTTCGTACGCCAGGCACGCAAGGCCGACAAGCCGATCGTGATCGTGAACCGTGGTGCGACTCGCGGCGACGACCTCGCCGACGTCAAGGTCGACGCGGGTACGTCCGAGACGCTCGCCGCGTTGGAGCGACGCTAA